One genomic segment of Novisyntrophococcus fermenticellae includes these proteins:
- a CDS encoding DUF4091 domain-containing protein — translation MGKLKLKKITSMEKVFPHKEPSGEGMEDVLTALKGETVSFQVAYYWEEMQKERARVEVISPVQEHVRVRSVELVPCGYPTHMEADEGYLTTEPGLYPDLLTDVSSMGINLIPGQWRCLWVDFESDRNLAAGNYPLQICLKSSDGVLGSAVVMLTVLDAKLPALPIPHTEWMHTDCLADYYNTEVFSEEYWRILENFIRTAVKRKCNMLLTPVFTPPLDTAVGGERRTVQLVDVTATKEGYQFGYEKLERWVKVCRRCGIVYYEISHLFSQWGASMAPKVMGIRDGHQVQLFGWETDAAGPEYGEFLHQFLRSLRGELEKLGISKNTYFHISDEPHKSQFESYKAARKLVENDLEGYEIIDAISDYDFYEKGIIQQPICSLDHMQPFLKKRPLKLWGYYCTGQYLKVPNRFIVQTGSRTRILGTLMYKYQLDGFLHWGFNFYNSEYSLEHINPYRCTDAAGSFPSGDPFLVYPGADGNPEESMRIMLMDEAMSDLCAMHYLESMAGREAVLACIEPEGNEIAGFDEYPGSISYLSGMRKRINAEISRRSVTEKSF, via the coding sequence ATGGGAAAATTGAAACTAAAAAAAATCACTTCGATGGAAAAAGTATTCCCGCATAAAGAACCGTCCGGTGAAGGGATGGAGGATGTTCTAACTGCTTTGAAAGGTGAAACGGTATCCTTTCAAGTTGCTTATTATTGGGAAGAAATGCAAAAAGAGAGGGCTCGGGTGGAAGTCATCTCGCCGGTTCAGGAACATGTACGGGTAAGAAGTGTCGAGCTCGTTCCCTGTGGATATCCTACACATATGGAGGCAGATGAAGGTTATCTGACTACAGAACCCGGGTTATATCCGGATTTACTTACAGACGTGTCTTCTATGGGCATAAATCTGATTCCCGGTCAGTGGAGATGCCTGTGGGTGGATTTTGAATCTGATAGAAATCTGGCTGCAGGAAATTATCCGCTGCAGATATGTTTAAAATCATCAGATGGGGTATTGGGTTCGGCAGTAGTGATGCTGACGGTATTGGATGCCAAATTGCCTGCACTTCCCATACCGCATACGGAATGGATGCATACGGACTGCCTGGCTGATTATTATAATACAGAGGTGTTCAGTGAGGAATATTGGAGAATATTGGAGAATTTTATCCGCACGGCAGTGAAGAGGAAATGCAATATGCTTCTGACTCCGGTGTTCACGCCTCCGCTTGATACTGCGGTTGGAGGAGAACGCCGCACAGTGCAGTTAGTTGATGTGACGGCTACGAAAGAAGGCTATCAGTTTGGCTACGAAAAACTTGAGCGCTGGGTAAAGGTGTGTAGGCGCTGTGGCATCGTATATTACGAAATTTCACACTTGTTCAGTCAATGGGGAGCTTCCATGGCGCCAAAGGTTATGGGAATCAGGGACGGTCATCAGGTACAGTTGTTTGGCTGGGAAACAGATGCAGCCGGTCCGGAGTATGGTGAATTTCTACACCAGTTTCTCAGGTCTCTGCGTGGTGAACTGGAGAAACTGGGCATCAGCAAAAATACCTATTTTCACATTTCGGATGAACCGCATAAGAGCCAGTTTGAATCTTATAAGGCCGCCAGAAAACTTGTGGAAAATGATTTGGAAGGGTATGAAATCATTGATGCGATTTCGGATTACGACTTTTACGAAAAAGGTATCATTCAACAGCCTATCTGTTCTCTGGATCATATGCAGCCATTTCTAAAAAAAAGACCATTGAAGCTGTGGGGGTATTACTGTACCGGTCAGTATCTGAAGGTACCCAACCGCTTTATTGTACAGACCGGCTCCAGAACAAGGATTTTAGGGACCTTGATGTATAAATATCAACTGGATGGTTTTCTGCACTGGGGATTCAACTTTTATAATTCCGAGTATTCCCTGGAGCATATTAACCCATACCGTTGTACAGATGCGGCAGGGTCATTTCCGTCCGGAGACCCATTCCTGGTATATCCGGGAGCAGACGGGAACCCTGAGGAGTCTATGCGTATTATGCTGATGGATGAAGCCATGAGCGATTTATGTGCTATGCATTACCTGGAAAGTATGGCGGGGCGGGAAGCAGTTCTGGCCTGCATAGAACCGGAGGGTAATGAAATAGCAGGATTTGATGAATATCCCGGAAGTATCTCCTATCTGTCCGGAATGAGAAAGAGAATTAACGCTGAAATCAGTCGTCGTTCGGTAACTGAGAAAAGTTTTTGA
- a CDS encoding nitroreductase family protein: MSIVKSLEKRRTYYNINKELPVREDEVIERIQELTELVPDAFNMKSARVVVALGEKQNQLWDAVYDVFEGQVAREKIDSFKAGAGTVLYFYDKNVVESFQKQFAFYADNFPVWANQANGMLQLSIWSGLRELGIGASLQHYNPVIDGKVRELFSLPDSYILLAQMPFGGIAGEPDAKEKEDISKRVKIEK; encoded by the coding sequence ATGAGTATAGTGAAATCATTAGAAAAACGCAGAACTTATTATAATATCAACAAAGAGCTTCCGGTCAGAGAAGACGAGGTAATCGAACGTATCCAGGAGCTGACAGAACTGGTACCTGATGCGTTTAATATGAAAAGTGCACGCGTTGTCGTTGCATTAGGAGAAAAGCAGAATCAGCTATGGGATGCTGTCTATGATGTGTTTGAAGGGCAGGTGGCAAGAGAAAAGATTGACAGCTTTAAAGCCGGAGCAGGAACAGTTCTTTACTTCTACGACAAAAATGTTGTGGAGAGTTTTCAAAAGCAGTTCGCTTTTTACGCAGACAATTTCCCGGTATGGGCAAATCAGGCAAATGGAATGCTCCAGCTCAGCATTTGGAGTGGTCTGCGTGAATTAGGAATTGGTGCATCTTTACAGCATTATAATCCCGTAATCGACGGTAAAGTCCGTGAACTTTTCAGCCTTCCCGATTCATATATTCTGCTTGCGCAGATGCCTTTCGGTGGTATTGCAGGAGAACCTGATGCAAAGGAAAAAGAAGATATTTCAAAAAGAGTTAAGATAGAGAAGTGA
- the gpmA gene encoding 2,3-diphosphoglycerate-dependent phosphoglycerate mutase, with protein MKTLVLLRHGESEWNLENRFTGWTDVDLSQRGIEEAKCAGKILKEKGYDFDIAYTSYLQRAIHTLQLALTEMNRKDLPVVKSWKLNERHYGALQGLNKAETAQKYGEEQVQIWRRSFDIQPPELEADDERNPALQKLYYDVRTVGLPLTESLKDTIARVIPYYEQEIRPKMDEGKRVIIAAHGNSLRALIMYFEHLSEDEITKVNVPTGIPLIYEFTDEGQMDRKFYLGDPSAIEEKMKAVAAQGKAK; from the coding sequence ATGAAGACTTTGGTATTACTCCGTCATGGAGAGAGTGAATGGAATCTCGAAAACCGTTTCACAGGATGGACCGATGTAGATCTGTCTCAAAGAGGAATAGAAGAGGCAAAATGTGCAGGAAAGATCCTGAAAGAAAAAGGCTATGACTTTGATATTGCCTATACTTCTTATTTACAACGTGCAATTCATACATTACAGTTGGCGCTTACAGAGATGAATCGAAAGGACTTACCGGTTGTAAAAAGCTGGAAACTGAACGAACGCCATTATGGTGCTCTGCAAGGCTTAAATAAAGCAGAAACGGCGCAGAAGTATGGTGAGGAACAGGTACAGATTTGGCGCAGATCCTTTGACATACAGCCGCCAGAGCTTGAAGCTGATGATGAACGTAATCCTGCTTTACAGAAACTGTATTATGATGTCAGGACTGTAGGTCTTCCGTTGACTGAGAGTCTGAAGGATACGATTGCCCGTGTAATCCCATACTATGAACAGGAAATCCGCCCAAAGATGGATGAGGGCAAACGGGTTATCATAGCCGCCCATGGTAATTCATTGCGTGCATTAATCATGTACTTTGAACATTTAAGCGAAGACGAGATTACAAAGGTAAATGTTCCGACCGGTATTCCACTGATCTATGAATTCACGGATGAGGGACAGATGGATAGAAAGTTCTATCTTGGAGATCCGTCGGCCATTGAAGAGAAGATGAAGGCTGTTGCCGCACAGGGAAAAGCAAAATAA
- a CDS encoding M48 metallopeptidase family protein: protein MITEYTLKHGAQDILIKEITMVTPVKDLKKDELENMKRKITDRVSYYGNLMGVTWGRITIRNQKTRWGSCSSKGNLNFNYQLYYMKEDLLDYVIVHELAHRRHMNHSLEFWQEVERYYPDYRECRKRLKKCMIQG, encoded by the coding sequence ATGATTACAGAATATACGTTAAAACATGGGGCACAGGATATTTTGATTAAAGAAATAACGATGGTAACGCCAGTGAAAGACCTGAAAAAGGACGAGCTTGAAAACATGAAAAGGAAAATTACCGACCGGGTGTCTTACTACGGAAATCTTATGGGTGTGACATGGGGAAGAATTACCATACGAAACCAGAAAACCAGATGGGGAAGCTGCAGCTCCAAAGGAAATTTAAATTTTAACTACCAATTGTATTATATGAAGGAAGATTTACTGGATTATGTTATAGTACATGAATTGGCGCACCGAAGACATATGAACCACTCCCTTGAATTCTGGCAGGAGGTGGAGCGTTATTATCCGGATTACAGGGAATGCAGAAAGCGTCTGAAGAAATGTATGATACAAGGTTAA
- a CDS encoding histidine kinase, with the protein MRKEGKRDEWAGRFKYIKIRTLLLAVFMILAILPLFILGGVLFIVSRNALIEQAESQFIQNAQKTSTILDKDLDYIEEFSVKLNGDSRIYEIFSKLNPEDSVQLKEASNQIAQILLSYLPWNNEVYSTHLVTSYYRFGEENKNFYPAGSFQKSEAAKLADEAAGKLVWIPTYDYATMFQVKNINHNLEYSHLFSAVRKLQPGYISSGRIFTLPDVIEDPYLVVNFTEENLRGMLKEQLEKNHPAEYFVMTSEGKIVCMADQKWSEKYSKNPFPDLNPGPEGGCVRRTLHGENYILAYSKSQVTGWYVVAVMPVSALTDQIMDNLVRIIVLLLFAITVLAFLASFVISKIINRKIYKPLEMIESVGAGDFDTVVHYSSKDEFAFFYSKLNKMNQNLKRLVHENYEVRLQRRDSEIMALNMQLNPHFLYNSLNIINWLCMDDKPDKASEMLVDLSRMLQYTSKNTTYLVALKDDFDWLLRYLSIMNKRYEKLFQVQIDIPESYHDLQVPKLFLQPLVENVIVHGFKDYREGGILEISVEEMGKDILFYVEDNGCGISQERITEIMNQKTNSIGISNTDKRLRMIYGTEYGISIHSQVGEGTTVVVRIPDNR; encoded by the coding sequence ATGAGAAAAGAAGGAAAGCGGGATGAATGGGCAGGACGCTTCAAGTATATCAAGATCCGGACACTACTGCTTGCAGTTTTTATGATTTTGGCAATTCTCCCGTTATTTATCCTCGGGGGTGTCTTATTTATAGTTTCCAGAAATGCATTGATAGAACAGGCAGAATCTCAGTTTATCCAAAATGCGCAAAAAACCAGCACGATTCTGGATAAAGATCTGGATTATATAGAGGAGTTTTCCGTAAAACTAAACGGGGACTCCAGGATTTATGAGATATTCAGCAAACTGAATCCGGAAGACTCTGTCCAGTTAAAGGAGGCCAGCAACCAGATAGCACAGATTCTTTTGAGCTATCTTCCATGGAATAATGAGGTATATTCAACACATCTGGTAACCTCGTACTATCGATTCGGAGAAGAGAATAAAAACTTTTATCCGGCAGGGAGTTTTCAAAAATCAGAGGCGGCAAAGCTGGCAGATGAGGCAGCAGGAAAACTGGTATGGATTCCTACTTATGATTATGCAACCATGTTTCAGGTGAAAAATATAAATCATAATCTTGAATATTCGCATCTTTTTTCGGCTGTAAGAAAGCTGCAGCCGGGTTATATATCTTCCGGAAGAATATTCACACTGCCTGATGTGATCGAAGACCCTTACCTCGTGGTCAACTTTACGGAAGAAAATCTTCGGGGAATGCTGAAAGAACAACTGGAAAAAAATCACCCTGCCGAGTATTTTGTTATGACTTCTGAAGGAAAAATTGTCTGTATGGCTGACCAGAAATGGAGTGAAAAATACAGCAAAAATCCTTTTCCAGACCTTAATCCGGGACCAGAAGGCGGATGCGTCCGGAGAACATTGCATGGAGAAAATTATATATTGGCTTATTCCAAAAGTCAGGTAACGGGATGGTATGTTGTTGCAGTAATGCCGGTGAGTGCATTGACAGATCAGATTATGGACAATCTGGTAAGGATCATCGTACTTTTGCTGTTTGCTATTACAGTTCTGGCTTTTTTAGCGTCCTTCGTTATTTCAAAAATTATTAACAGGAAAATTTATAAGCCATTGGAAATGATTGAAAGCGTTGGAGCAGGAGATTTTGATACGGTTGTGCACTATAGTTCAAAAGATGAGTTTGCATTTTTTTACAGTAAGTTAAACAAGATGAACCAGAATCTGAAAAGACTGGTGCATGAGAATTATGAAGTCAGGCTGCAAAGAAGGGATTCGGAAATTATGGCCTTGAATATGCAGCTAAACCCTCATTTTCTATACAATTCCCTGAATATTATTAACTGGCTCTGCATGGACGATAAACCGGATAAAGCGAGTGAAATGCTTGTGGATCTTTCACGCATGCTCCAGTATACCAGTAAGAATACTACCTATCTGGTAGCTTTAAAAGATGATTTTGATTGGTTATTGAGGTATCTTTCTATCATGAATAAACGTTATGAAAAACTTTTTCAGGTACAGATAGACATACCTGAAAGCTACCATGATCTTCAAGTGCCGAAACTGTTTCTGCAGCCTCTTGTAGAAAATGTCATTGTTCACGGATTTAAAGATTACAGGGAGGGTGGAATTCTGGAAATATCTGTAGAAGAAATGGGAAAAGATATTCTGTTTTACGTCGAAGATAATGGCTGTGGGATTTCCCAGGAAAGAATTACCGAAATCATGAATCAGAAGACAAATTCCATTGGAATATCCAATACAGATAAAAGACTTCGCATGATATATGGAACAGAATATGGAATTTCAATACATTCACAGGTAGGAGAAGGGACTACGGTTGTTGTGCGTATACCGGACAACAGATGA
- a CDS encoding response regulator transcription factor yields MYNILIVDDEKLHRKGLLSLLEEICPDDMFWEAADGTEALDILEHISCEIIISDIRMTKMDGITLLRKIREKSEEIFFIFLSGYAEFAYAREALSLRACAYLLKPVNSLELQTTIKDVKKKIKGQLEEEEMAAELEERLKETLPAYVDRILNQFVQNPSFSAEDQLLSLLPLKQQGYLFLTKRQEGQHRNISEKEKREIGYLIKKSLEPLSSLTFELHHVDCTLATLVIDTKLPDAKLLWALRLKIEETGRKNTFFAISTLKSNLYLQGAEAYEEAYRALSFSFYGITDIFWSEKVKAMVINDIGTLDDGELLTAIQSKQTATSLELYEKLLKEAATGGQVPPDILKRRAVFLFYRLLKNLEPMIRKEDRQELFERDQSLIEAKDFQTLLREGNQLIFRIVNCLSVKGENGADRPMNRCMEYLGEHYMDEISLESVAAMFHFNPSYFSTLFKNTFEMTFSDFLSQMRMQKAEKLLLCSNRKVKEIAAMTGYRDSNYFIRSFKKKYGVTPDEFRKKGTV; encoded by the coding sequence ATGTACAATATATTAATTGTAGATGATGAGAAGCTGCACAGAAAAGGGCTTTTATCCCTGCTGGAGGAAATCTGCCCGGATGATATGTTCTGGGAGGCGGCTGACGGCACAGAAGCGCTGGATATACTGGAGCACATTTCATGCGAAATCATCATCAGTGATATCAGGATGACAAAGATGGACGGCATCACTTTATTGCGAAAGATAAGGGAAAAAAGTGAGGAAATATTTTTCATTTTTTTAAGTGGATATGCTGAATTTGCATATGCCCGGGAAGCTCTTTCTCTGCGTGCGTGCGCTTATCTTTTAAAACCCGTAAACAGCCTGGAGCTTCAGACGACAATAAAGGATGTTAAGAAAAAAATAAAGGGGCAGCTGGAAGAGGAAGAGATGGCGGCTGAGCTCGAAGAAAGATTGAAAGAGACTCTGCCTGCTTATGTAGATCGAATTTTGAACCAGTTTGTGCAAAACCCGAGTTTTTCAGCCGAAGACCAATTGTTATCCCTGCTGCCGTTAAAGCAGCAGGGATACCTGTTTTTGACAAAACGTCAGGAGGGTCAGCATCGGAACATCTCTGAAAAAGAAAAGAGAGAGATAGGTTATCTGATTAAGAAATCTCTGGAACCATTATCCTCCCTGACGTTTGAACTGCATCATGTGGACTGTACATTGGCTACGCTGGTGATTGACACAAAGCTGCCTGATGCTAAGCTGTTGTGGGCTCTTCGATTGAAAATTGAAGAAACAGGACGTAAAAACACATTTTTTGCCATCAGTACCTTAAAAAGTAATTTATATTTACAGGGAGCGGAAGCTTATGAAGAAGCATACAGGGCTTTATCATTTTCTTTTTACGGGATTACAGATATCTTCTGGTCTGAAAAAGTGAAAGCTATGGTAATCAATGATATCGGAACGTTAGATGATGGAGAGCTTCTTACGGCCATACAGTCCAAACAGACAGCGACAAGTCTTGAATTATACGAAAAGCTTCTGAAAGAAGCTGCCACAGGAGGTCAGGTGCCGCCGGATATATTAAAGAGGAGGGCTGTCTTTTTATTTTATCGCTTGCTTAAAAATTTGGAACCGATGATCAGAAAGGAAGACAGGCAGGAACTGTTTGAACGGGATCAGTCCCTGATAGAAGCAAAGGATTTTCAAACCCTGTTAAGAGAAGGGAATCAGCTTATTTTCAGGATTGTAAATTGCCTGTCGGTCAAAGGAGAGAACGGTGCAGACAGGCCTATGAATCGCTGCATGGAGTATCTCGGGGAACATTACATGGACGAGATCAGTCTTGAGTCGGTAGCAGCTATGTTTCACTTTAATCCATCTTACTTCAGTACGTTATTTAAAAATACATTTGAAATGACATTTTCTGACTTTTTAAGTCAGATGCGTATGCAAAAAGCTGAGAAACTGCTTTTATGCTCGAACAGGAAGGTCAAAGAAATAGCGGCTATGACCGGATATCGGGATTCCAATTATTTTATACGTTCATTTAAAAAAAAATATGGGGTGACACCTGATGAGTTTCGCAAGAAGGGAACTGTATGA
- a CDS encoding carbohydrate ABC transporter permease yields MKKGRKTISRVLTYIVLILGAAFCIVPLLWMVRSSLMNTVEIFAMPPKWIPSEFMWENYKEVFDTLPFGTYFLNSFIITFGCVAGTMLTSSICAYGLARINWKGRNVVFACVISSMMLPFAVTLIPTFLMWRTIGITDSVIPLIAPAWFGGGAFYIFLLRQFYMGIPRDFDEAAYLDGATHIQIFTYIILPVTRPAMAVVGMFAFLNAWNDFLGPLVYLNSEKKYTVALGLQLFTGSYRGEWNLMMAAACLVLIPVIIVFSFGQKYLVEGITMTGVKG; encoded by the coding sequence GTGAAGAAAGGTAGGAAAACGATTTCTCGTGTATTGACCTATATAGTTCTTATTTTAGGTGCAGCTTTTTGCATCGTACCTCTTCTCTGGATGGTGCGAAGCTCTTTGATGAATACGGTGGAGATTTTTGCTATGCCGCCTAAGTGGATTCCATCTGAATTCATGTGGGAGAACTATAAGGAGGTATTTGATACCCTTCCCTTTGGTACCTACTTCCTGAATTCCTTTATCATTACATTCGGGTGTGTGGCCGGAACGATGCTTACCAGCTCCATCTGTGCGTATGGACTGGCACGGATTAACTGGAAGGGAAGAAATGTGGTGTTTGCCTGTGTTATCAGCAGTATGATGCTGCCGTTTGCAGTTACATTGATTCCGACATTTCTGATGTGGAGAACAATCGGTATTACGGACAGTGTGATTCCTTTGATTGCCCCGGCCTGGTTCGGAGGCGGTGCCTTTTATATCTTTTTATTAAGGCAGTTTTATATGGGCATTCCCAGGGATTTTGATGAGGCTGCTTATCTGGATGGGGCAACCCATATCCAGATTTTCACATACATTATTCTGCCTGTTACAAGGCCGGCCATGGCAGTGGTGGGGATGTTTGCATTTTTAAATGCGTGGAATGATTTTCTGGGGCCCCTTGTGTATCTGAATTCCGAGAAGAAGTATACGGTGGCTTTGGGATTGCAGTTATTTACAGGTTCTTACCGTGGAGAGTGGAATCTGATGATGGCGGCAGCCTGTCTGGTTTTAATTCCTGTCATCATTGTATTTTCTTTCGGTCAGAAGTATCTGGTTGAGGGTATCACTATGACAGGTGTGAAAGGCTAA
- a CDS encoding carbohydrate ABC transporter permease, producing MSVKRSMSVREKRENRWGVLFSLPCILGFLIFALIPMVVSLVLSFMNYNFTTGGSFTGLSNYKQLFSGADPYFYKSLTVTVIYVLLSIPSSLIFAFFIALLLNTDVKGKGIFRTIFYLPTVVPIVAMAAIWMWIFNPDMGLANHLLKGIHMPVSKWLSGESSVIPTLVFINLWTTGSTMVIFLAGIQDVPRQLLEAVQIDGGGFFAKLRHVIIPMMTPTIFYNAVMGVINGFQIFTQSYVMTQGGPNNASLFYVYYLYREAFEFSRMGKACAIAWVLFVIIMVLTVVIFKNSNRWVYYGGE from the coding sequence ATGAGTGTAAAAAGAAGTATGTCAGTCAGGGAAAAAAGAGAAAACCGCTGGGGAGTTCTGTTCAGTCTCCCCTGCATTCTCGGATTTTTGATATTTGCGCTGATTCCCATGGTGGTCAGCTTGGTTTTGAGCTTTATGAACTATAATTTTACGACGGGCGGAAGCTTTACAGGTTTATCGAATTATAAGCAGTTATTCAGTGGAGCGGATCCATACTTTTATAAATCCCTGACCGTGACAGTAATCTATGTACTGCTTTCCATACCGTCTTCGCTGATATTTGCATTTTTCATTGCACTGTTATTAAATACAGATGTAAAGGGAAAAGGAATTTTCCGGACAATTTTTTATTTACCAACGGTAGTCCCGATTGTGGCTATGGCTGCAATCTGGATGTGGATTTTTAATCCGGATATGGGCCTGGCGAATCATTTGCTCAAGGGAATACATATGCCTGTGAGCAAGTGGCTATCCGGAGAGAGTTCTGTTATTCCCACCTTAGTGTTTATAAATTTGTGGACCACAGGATCCACGATGGTCATATTCCTGGCAGGAATCCAGGATGTACCCCGGCAGCTTTTAGAGGCTGTACAGATAGATGGAGGCGGGTTCTTCGCAAAGCTGCGTCATGTAATTATCCCAATGATGACCCCGACAATCTTTTATAATGCGGTTATGGGCGTAATCAATGGTTTTCAGATTTTTACCCAGTCTTATGTGATGACCCAGGGCGGACCCAACAATGCCAGTCTGTTTTATGTGTATTACCTGTACCGGGAGGCATTTGAGTTCAGCAGGATGGGAAAGGCATGTGCAATTGCCTGGGTGCTGTTTGTAATTATTATGGTGCTTACAGTGGTTATTTTTAAAAATTCAAACCGATGGGTGTATTATGGAGGTGAGTAG
- a CDS encoding ABC transporter substrate-binding protein, with protein sequence MKRKLVTVAIAATMTAALVLGGCGGSGGSASKDSSAKSGSDEEVNLKFTYWGSGDEKKAIEESVDKFMDANPNIHVDLMHIPNEDFLTKLNAMIAAGETPDISYSAAWKMQMGEEGLIYNFFDLLDDMGLKKEDYLSTCWWNWSPEESAGPVQANVTTNLMYNADCFEEANVENPPTKVEDAWSWDEFVEKAQELTLDTKGRNAKDPDFDANNIKQYGVMFGTDWNVYMPFIYSAGGGYLNEQMDGLGLNDPESAKVIQNFADLINKYHVSPTAVQKNAMPNAATALASKQAAMYIDGSWNHLDLMNSGCNWGVGVLPIDQNYTTFFDGGSLIIFKSTKHLKETEKLYLWLTNPESSERITELYRTLWMPVQTEYYTEPDKVDFWASEKLPARPAGFQDAIVKATYDHAVTATEIDVKNFNEINTLVQSALEQVWSGSKTAEEAMTAVKGQTDSLVEGTYSGSRS encoded by the coding sequence ATGAAAAGAAAACTAGTGACCGTAGCCATTGCAGCAACTATGACAGCAGCGCTGGTTCTTGGCGGCTGTGGCGGATCCGGAGGAAGTGCATCAAAAGACAGCAGTGCAAAAAGCGGAAGTGACGAAGAAGTGAATCTTAAATTTACCTATTGGGGAAGCGGCGATGAAAAGAAGGCAATCGAGGAATCCGTGGATAAATTCATGGATGCAAATCCCAATATTCACGTGGATCTGATGCATATACCAAATGAGGATTTCCTGACAAAATTGAATGCTATGATTGCGGCCGGTGAAACCCCGGACATCAGTTATTCCGCAGCCTGGAAAATGCAGATGGGTGAAGAAGGCCTGATTTATAATTTCTTTGATTTGTTGGATGACATGGGATTAAAAAAGGAAGATTACCTTTCAACATGCTGGTGGAACTGGTCGCCGGAAGAATCGGCAGGACCGGTACAGGCCAATGTAACGACCAATCTGATGTACAATGCAGACTGCTTTGAAGAGGCCAATGTGGAAAATCCACCTACAAAGGTAGAAGACGCATGGTCCTGGGATGAGTTTGTAGAGAAGGCACAGGAACTGACGCTGGATACAAAGGGAAGAAATGCAAAGGATCCGGACTTTGATGCGAATAATATTAAACAGTACGGTGTGATGTTTGGTACAGACTGGAATGTGTACATGCCATTTATATACTCTGCCGGAGGCGGATATCTGAATGAGCAGATGGATGGACTTGGTCTGAATGATCCGGAATCTGCAAAAGTAATTCAAAATTTTGCCGATCTTATTAACAAGTATCATGTATCACCTACCGCAGTACAGAAGAATGCCATGCCCAATGCAGCAACCGCATTGGCCTCCAAGCAAGCTGCAATGTATATAGACGGAAGCTGGAATCATCTGGACCTGATGAATTCAGGATGCAACTGGGGCGTCGGAGTTCTTCCAATAGACCAAAATTATACGACATTTTTTGACGGAGGCTCTTTAATCATATTTAAGAGTACGAAACACCTGAAAGAGACAGAAAAGCTTTATCTGTGGCTTACAAATCCGGAAAGCTCAGAGCGAATTACAGAGTTGTACCGTACGTTATGGATGCCTGTACAGACAGAGTATTATACCGAGCCGGATAAGGTGGATTTCTGGGCCTCTGAGAAGCTCCCGGCAAGACCGGCAGGTTTTCAGGATGCAATTGTAAAAGCAACCTATGACCATGCGGTCACAGCTACGGAGATTGATGTAAAGAACTTCAATGAGATAAATACATTGGTTCAATCGGCTCTGGAGCAGGTATGGTCAGGCAGTAAGACGGCAGAGGAAGCGATGACGGCAGTAAAGGGTCAGACAGACTCCCTGGTTGAAGGTACCTATTCAGGTAGCAGATCCTGA
- a CDS encoding SGNH/GDSL hydrolase family protein, giving the protein MSKCILFQGDSITDVNRMADGGDGLGQGYVKLISDYFREKNQDVCVLNRGISGNRTGDLVKRWECDCIAYNPDVLTILIGINDCWRKYDSNEETSVEEFEENYDKILSRSSLETQARIILMEPFVLPVPEDRKQWRVTLDPYIQIVRKLAKKYQTELITLDGVFAKAAIKKAYTELASDGVHPTPEGHQLIAKEWIRTYEL; this is encoded by the coding sequence ATGAGTAAATGTATATTATTTCAGGGGGACAGCATTACGGATGTCAACCGAATGGCAGACGGCGGCGATGGACTTGGGCAAGGCTATGTAAAACTGATTTCTGACTATTTCAGAGAAAAAAATCAGGATGTTTGTGTATTAAACCGCGGTATTTCCGGAAACCGCACCGGTGACCTTGTAAAGCGCTGGGAATGCGATTGTATCGCATACAACCCGGATGTATTGACAATTCTGATTGGAATCAATGACTGCTGGAGAAAGTATGACAGTAATGAGGAAACTTCCGTTGAAGAATTCGAAGAGAATTATGACAAGATTTTAAGCAGATCTTCTCTGGAGACTCAGGCACGCATTATTTTAATGGAGCCTTTCGTTCTCCCTGTTCCCGAAGACAGAAAACAGTGGCGGGTGACTCTGGATCCTTACATTCAAATTGTCAGAAAGCTGGCCAAAAAGTATCAGACAGAGCTGATTACTCTTGACGGGGTTTTTGCAAAAGCAGCAATAAAAAAAGCGTACACAGAGTTGGCTTCGGATGGCGTACATCCGACACCGGAAGGACATCAGTTAATTGCAAAGGAGTGGATCAGGACATATGAATTATAA